The DNA region AGTCTTACATATAATAATTATTCCAAAGGCAATGATCGATCTCCATTTTTTAATAAACAAACCATAAAAAAACTAACCATTTCTAATTCTGTTATTGTAGGGGAAGATGATTTTTTACTTTGCGGTGGTTTCAAAGATGTTACAACACCAACGGTTTTGCAGTCATTTATAAGTCCAAGCTTGGAAAGACTGACTATAACTTCCGCTTGTACATCATTAAATAGCGGCTGTTTGAAAAGCGCTATCACATTGCAGGAGCTCTCTTTGCCCTTTATCGGTACATCGCCCACTACGCCCACTACTTTGAATACACTAGGTGTAAGTAAAACGACATTGAAAAAACTTAGTATTTCCCGTTGTGTTTCCAATATTCAGATAGCCAACAATGCATTGTCGGGTTATGCAAGTTTAGAAGAATTGACGTTGGCTAGTTCCGTACAAGGACTTGGCGAAAATGCGCTTTACGGTTGCAGCGGCTTGACAAAGATTTATTCGCATTGGGCATATCCGCCTAGTGCGTATAATAGCAGTACATTTCAAGGTGTCAACAAATTTGCCTGTACAGTTTGCGTGCCAGTAAAAAGCCGACAATATTATTCTGTTGCAGACGGCTGGAAAGAATTTTATAATATAGTGGAAGGTGCTCCGCTTATTACTGCACTGGCTGTTCCGCGTTACGGAGGTGAAATTCCATCATCAGGTACAGATATCGACAACGTTACGCTCACAGCCATTGCCAATACCGGTTATGCTTTTGCCGGCTGGGTTGAAAACAATAATTCGCTTGGCTATTTCAATCCATTGAATATTATGTCAACTTCACCACGGACTGTTTACGCTATATTTACACCTATTGAAAATGATGATGAAAATATTGCCATTCAAACTCGGGAGTGTTCAGCTTCAATTTCGTGGACAGCGGTAATGGACGCTATGAATTACATTTTGGCAATTTACAGCGATGAAAACCGCACGGATACAATCGCCATTTTTCAATTGGATGCTAAAGGAAAGATACAGCCAAGCGCAGCAATGCGTTCTCCGCAACAGAATCTTTCGTGCGATATATCCGATTTGATTACCGAAACGCAGTATTATTATTCGCTGACGTCTTACGATGCGGGAAATCATGCGCTCACAATTGCGATTGGCGATTTTACAACGCAGGTAGGCACCGGTGTCAACGATGTAGGTACACCGTCTCTGCGGATTTATCCAAATCCAGTGAAAGATGTGTTGCATATAGATATTTTATTTTCTGAAAAGACAGGATATCTGACAATAACAAATTTGTCAGGCCATATGGTGGAATCCTACAATTGTGAGTCTTTACAAACCGCAATCATCGATGTTGCACATTTGCCGAAAGGTCTTTATGTTGTCAGATTTGGCGAATGCCGAAAGAAGTTTATAAAACTATAAAAAAACTTTCCGCATTTTCTACTGCTCTTTTGCAATAATAGCCCGATGCAATCTTTTTGTTGATCTCTTTTACATTCCTGACCATTTCGTCATAGGATTCTGTAGAGATGGATGATAATATGGAGTCTAACTCTTCCAGTGAATCAATACACACGCCTATTTTGTTCTTAGCTACAAATGAGGCCAATGCTGCTTCTTTCCATATAATTATGGGAAGATTGCAGCGTATGTATAAGGATACCTTGTGCGGATTGTTTATCCTCAGGTATATTCCGAAATCTCCCGAGCAGGTATGGATAGAGTCTCCTTCCCATATTAAGCCAAAGTGTGCGCTGACTTGTTCTATTAACTGATCAGAAGGCACAAAACCTTTAAATTTGAACAATGTCTTATCTTCTATTTTGTCTTCCTCGAATCCTCCGCCGTAAAGTTCAAATTGCCATTTTGACATCACATCATTCAAAGAGTACAGGTATCTGTTTTTCTTGTAAGTCAGCGCTCCTGCATAGATCACCTTAATTGGTTTCTGATTAGGTTCCTGTGTATTGTTGTTTACGGAAGGAGATAAATAATCGAAAATCTCCAGGCATACCATAGGTTTGGTATATCTTTGTTCTTCCAGCCATTTCTTCATCTTATCGTTGTGTACGATCAGTACATCCGAATGGTTGAGGCGTTTGATTTCCTGTTCAGCTGTCAACTTCTTTCTTCTGAAAGTTCCCAGGTCATGGATAATCGTGATAACCTTTCCCCGTTTCAAGTGTATGATATTACATACGAAAGAGTAATACTTCTTGAAAGGATACTGGACGACTACCACGTCATTGGCAGAAACTGTAAACAAAACTTTTAGTACTCCGGCAAGGGTTATTAAAAAGCCTGCTATCTTGTTGGAATAAGTGGTTTGCGGTAGTCCGGCATTTTTATATCCCAGTTTAGAGAGAATTTCTTCTATATCTGTTTTTGCCTTATTACCTGCATTGTTCAGACCATTATAGTTTTTGGATAGATAATATCGGGTCATTATTTTGTTCTTTTAGATTGATAACTCCTTTTTAGTGAGCAATATGGCGGATGCAATAGTATCATCCATATCGAAATATGCATATTGTCCCAAACGTCCTCCGAAAATGACACGGGAATCTTTTTCTGCCAATGCCTTATACTTATTGAAGCATTTTAAATTCTTTTCATCATTGATGGGATAGTAAGGTTCGTCGGAAGGTGTGTATTCCTGAGGATACTCCTTGGTTATGATGGTTGAAGGCTGTTTCCCGAATTCAAAATGTTTATGTTCGATGATTCGTGTAAACGGGTATTTAGCTTCATTGTAGTTGATTACGGCATTACCTTGATAATTGTCAGTATCCAGATGGATATGTTCAAATTTCAGGCTTCTGTAATCCAGTCTGCCAAACTTATATTCAAAATACTCGTCGATGCAACCTGTGAAAAGTATCTTTTCTGCTATACTCTGAAAATAGGGTATGTTATCAAAATAGTTCGTATCGGTTTGAACATCGATATCCTTTAACAGATTATTGGTGAGTGCTGTGTATCCATCTTTAGGGATGCCTTGATAGGGATCGTTGAAGTAGTTATTGTTATAAGTAAGGCGGAAAGGTATTCTTTTGATGATGGAAGCCGGCAGTTGGTTGGCGGGGCGTCCCCATTGCTTTTCTGTATATTCCTTAATAAAAGTGTAATATATGTCGTCTCCGCAAAGTTTCAGTGCTTGCTCTTCCAGATTGGCAGGCTGGGATATGTCTTTATACTTAGAGCATTGTTCCTGAATCTTATGTTTTGCTTCTTCCGGAGTATTTACGTTCCATAACTTATTGAATGTATTCATATTAAAAGGAAGATTGTAAAGCCTTCCTTCGCTGTATGCCAGAGGGGAGTTAACGTAATTGTTGAATTTTGCGAATCTGTTTATGTAACGCCAGACTTCTTCATTGTCCGTATGGAATATATGTGCTCCATACCAATGTATTTTTATATCATTTTCTTCTTTAGTGTAAATATTTCCTCCAGTGTGGTTACGCTTGTCAATAATCAGACATTTCTTTCCGTTTTCATTCATAATTTGAGCAAAAACAGAACCGAATAAACCGGAACCCACAACGAGATAGTCATATA from Bacteroides sp. MSB163 includes:
- a CDS encoding leucine-rich repeat protein → MKQKFMIGKLFLFFTVAAWLNVMNLFSQSGNCSAEGEGNDVTWKLDCSMGTLTISGRGKMEDYWITIAPPWEAYRSFVNTVVIDEGVTTIGDYAFYYYSDLAVVTIPNSVASIGSWTFHGCSGLTTFTVASNNPNYCSDNGVLFNKNKTYLIQCPAKTPGTYTIPNSVTSIAFYAFSGCSVLTSILIPKSVASIGVSAFSGCSSLSLINVDAENQHYGSVDGILYDIHDEYGKAQISIVQVPNAILGSVTIPNMVTRIPDYAFSSRSGLTLVIIPESVTDIGRYAFYDCNVLTSVIIPHSVTFIGDYAFSGCSVLASVTIPNLVTYINQYVFSDCCGLTSITIPNSVTGISSDAFLGCTDLTKLVIEDGDTPIAFNYNSGNAPLYPNDIFIDCPLDTLYLGRSLTYNNYSKGNDRSPFFNKQTIKKLTISNSVIVGEDDFLLCGGFKDVTTPTVLQSFISPSLERLTITSACTSLNSGCLKSAITLQELSLPFIGTSPTTPTTLNTLGVSKTTLKKLSISRCVSNIQIANNALSGYASLEELTLASSVQGLGENALYGCSGLTKIYSHWAYPPSAYNSSTFQGVNKFACTVCVPVKSRQYYSVADGWKEFYNIVEGAPLITALAVPRYGGEIPSSGTDIDNVTLTAIANTGYAFAGWVENNNSLGYFNPLNIMSTSPRTVYAIFTPIENDDENIAIQTRECSASISWTAVMDAMNYILAIYSDENRTDTIAIFQLDAKGKIQPSAAMRSPQQNLSCDISDLITETQYYYSLTSYDAGNHALTIAIGDFTTQVGTGVNDVGTPSLRIYPNPVKDVLHIDILFSEKTGYLTITNLSGHMVESYNCESLQTAIIDVAHLPKGLYVVRFGECRKKFIKL
- the glf gene encoding UDP-galactopyranose mutase, giving the protein MEKYIYDYLVVGSGLFGSVFAQIMNENGKKCLIIDKRNHTGGNIYTKEENDIKIHWYGAHIFHTDNEEVWRYINRFAKFNNYVNSPLAYSEGRLYNLPFNMNTFNKLWNVNTPEEAKHKIQEQCSKYKDISQPANLEEQALKLCGDDIYYTFIKEYTEKQWGRPANQLPASIIKRIPFRLTYNNNYFNDPYQGIPKDGYTALTNNLLKDIDVQTDTNYFDNIPYFQSIAEKILFTGCIDEYFEYKFGRLDYRSLKFEHIHLDTDNYQGNAVINYNEAKYPFTRIIEHKHFEFGKQPSTIITKEYPQEYTPSDEPYYPINDEKNLKCFNKYKALAEKDSRVIFGGRLGQYAYFDMDDTIASAILLTKKELSI
- a CDS encoding galactofuranosyltransferase, with amino-acid sequence MTRYYLSKNYNGLNNAGNKAKTDIEEILSKLGYKNAGLPQTTYSNKIAGFLITLAGVLKVLFTVSANDVVVVQYPFKKYYSFVCNIIHLKRGKVITIIHDLGTFRRKKLTAEQEIKRLNHSDVLIVHNDKMKKWLEEQRYTKPMVCLEIFDYLSPSVNNNTQEPNQKPIKVIYAGALTYKKNRYLYSLNDVMSKWQFELYGGGFEEDKIEDKTLFKFKGFVPSDQLIEQVSAHFGLIWEGDSIHTCSGDFGIYLRINNPHKVSLYIRCNLPIIIWKEAALASFVAKNKIGVCIDSLEELDSILSSISTESYDEMVRNVKEINKKIASGYYCKRAVENAESFFIVL